A region from the Paraurantiacibacter namhicola genome encodes:
- the yghU gene encoding glutathione-dependent disulfide-bond oxidoreductase, whose translation MSQDDYTPPKVWSAEQVDSGKFTGVNRPTAGAQTQKDLPRGEHGLQLHSLATPNGQKAAIMLEELLEAGHSDAEYDAWLVNIMEGDQFTSGFVEINPNSKIPALLDLAGPEPVRVFESGAILIHLAEKFGAFLPSSGAGRAETLSWVMWQMGSAPFIGGGFGHFYKYAPVSIKYPIDRYAMETKRLFDVANNRLAESEFLGGADYSIADIATYPWLSYLWHGGYDGADTFLSLPEKEHVGRWIEAIDARPAVIRGRIVNTKDMPERHSPADFDAVEDRSLFSPTRKRTS comes from the coding sequence ATGAGCCAGGACGATTACACGCCGCCCAAGGTCTGGAGCGCAGAGCAGGTGGACAGCGGCAAGTTCACCGGCGTCAACCGCCCCACCGCCGGCGCGCAGACGCAGAAGGACCTGCCACGCGGCGAGCATGGCCTGCAGCTCCATTCGCTCGCCACGCCCAACGGCCAAAAGGCCGCGATCATGCTGGAGGAACTGCTGGAGGCGGGCCATTCGGATGCCGAATACGATGCCTGGCTGGTCAACATCATGGAAGGCGACCAGTTCACCAGCGGCTTCGTGGAGATAAATCCCAACAGCAAGATCCCCGCCCTGCTGGACCTGGCCGGGCCGGAGCCGGTGCGCGTATTCGAGAGCGGCGCGATCCTGATCCATCTGGCGGAAAAGTTCGGCGCATTCCTGCCCTCGTCGGGCGCGGGCCGTGCCGAAACGCTCAGCTGGGTAATGTGGCAGATGGGCAGCGCCCCCTTCATCGGCGGCGGCTTCGGGCATTTCTACAAATACGCGCCGGTGAGCATCAAATACCCGATCGACCGCTATGCGATGGAAACGAAGCGCCTGTTTGATGTCGCAAACAACCGGCTGGCGGAAAGCGAATTCTTGGGCGGCGCGGACTATTCCATCGCCGATATCGCGACCTACCCATGGCTCAGCTATCTCTGGCACGGCGGATATGACGGGGCGGACACCTTCCTGTCGCTGCCCGAGAAGGAGCATGTCGGCCGCTGGATCGAGGCGATCGACGCCCGCCCCGCCGTCATCCGCGGGCGGATCGTGAATACGAAGGACATGCCCGAACGCCACTCCCCCGCAGACTTCGACGCGGTGGAGGATCGCAGCCTATTCTCCCCCACCCGCAAGCGGACAAGCTGA
- a CDS encoding DNA topoisomerase IB, with product MATAPPKLVFVDDSLPGITRKGAGKGWAYYDPDGAHIKDRAEVKRLNAIALPPAYERAWFCTDCNGHILATGYDAKGRKQYRYHPEYRAWRESEKFDNCMAFGRALPALREKVIKDMRSPKLGRDRAVAALVKLLDLGAIRVGNTHYAKTNQSYGATTLQHRHAEVTGRTLRLRFVGKGGKERDVKLSDGSLARVVRLMQDLNGQELFAWVGDDGTPQDVNSSHVNAYLQSAMGANFSAKNFRTWHASVMAFRMLGEAEEKLTIKAILEKVSDHLGNTPAVTRKSYVHPAVIDLVERQEEWRASLRLPRSQPYANEWERGFLAFLADAPAAEELLAA from the coding sequence ATGGCAACCGCGCCCCCGAAACTGGTCTTCGTCGATGACAGCCTGCCCGGCATCACCCGCAAGGGTGCGGGCAAGGGCTGGGCATATTACGATCCGGACGGCGCCCATATAAAGGACCGGGCGGAGGTGAAGCGCCTGAACGCCATTGCCCTGCCGCCCGCGTATGAACGGGCTTGGTTCTGCACCGATTGCAACGGCCACATCCTGGCGACGGGCTATGATGCGAAGGGCCGCAAGCAGTATCGCTACCACCCCGAATACCGCGCCTGGCGCGAGAGCGAGAAGTTCGACAATTGCATGGCCTTCGGACGCGCGCTGCCTGCCTTGCGGGAGAAGGTCATCAAGGACATGCGCAGCCCGAAACTGGGCCGCGACCGCGCTGTTGCGGCGCTGGTGAAGCTGCTGGACCTGGGCGCGATCCGCGTGGGCAACACGCATTACGCCAAGACTAACCAGAGTTACGGCGCAACTACGCTGCAGCACCGCCATGCGGAGGTGACGGGCCGCACGCTGCGCCTGCGCTTCGTGGGCAAGGGCGGCAAGGAACGCGACGTGAAGCTGTCCGACGGCTCGCTCGCCCGCGTGGTGAGGCTGATGCAGGATTTGAACGGGCAAGAACTCTTCGCCTGGGTGGGCGATGACGGCACGCCGCAGGACGTCAATTCCAGCCATGTGAATGCCTATCTGCAGAGCGCGATGGGCGCGAACTTCAGCGCCAAGAACTTCCGCACCTGGCACGCCAGCGTCATGGCCTTCCGCATGCTGGGCGAGGCGGAAGAGAAGCTGACCATCAAGGCGATCCTGGAAAAGGTGTCCGACCACCTCGGCAACACGCCCGCCGTTACCCGCAAGAGCTACGTCCATCCGGCCGTGATCGACCTGGTCGAACGGCAGGAAGAATGGCGCGCCAGCCTGCGCCTGCCGCGCTCGCAACCCTACGCCAACGAATGGGAACGCGGCTTCCTGGCCTTCCTGGCCGATGCCCCCGCGGCAGAGGAATTGCTGGCTGCGTGA